The stretch of DNA ATGATGCGATTCGGGCTTGTTTGCCTTCTCTTACGGGGGATGTCCTGCAAGTGCCGCCGGTTTATTCGGCACTGAAAGTCGGCGGACAGCGTGCTTACGATCTCGCGCGCGCTGGAAAGCCGCCCGAACTTCCGCCACGTCCGGCCCGGATCGACAGTATCGAACTGATCGAGCGACCGGACGCCGAGCATGCTGTTTTCGAAGTGCAGTCCGGTAAGGGCGTTTATATGCGCAGTCTTGCACGGGATATCGCTCTGGCGTGCGGCACGGTGGGGCATATTGCGGTGCTGCGGCGGACGAAATGCGGTCCTTTCTCTGAAGAGGACGCGATAACGCTGGACAATCTGCTGCAAAATGACGAAAACGCGCCTGCTCTTCCGGCGCTTCTGCGTCCGGCGGCGACCGCGCTGGCCGACATCCCGGCACTGGCCGTCACCGAAGCAGAGGCAAGGGCTCTTGGATTTGGTCAAAGCATCGCTTTAACCGATCTGACGCACCCGATGCCGGCGTGGCCGGACGATTCGAAAGAATTCGTTCTGCGCGCGATGATCGGAGAGCACGTGATCGGTCTTTGCCGCCCTACGGATGGGCGATTGAAGCCGATACGGATGCTTTGAGATTTCGATATGACGGAGAAAAAGATGTCGATTACAGCAGAACGCCGCACGGCGCTGATTGACGAATACAAGACTGGCCCGAACGATACGGGGTCACCGGAAGTTCAGGTTGCACTGTTGAGCGAGCGCATCGTCAACCTGACCGATCATCTCAAAACCCACGCGAAGGATTTCCATTCGCGCCGTGGTCTGCTGGTCCTGGTTGGGCAACGTCGTGGTCTGCTCGACTACCTGAAGCGCAAAGATCAGTCTCGCTATCAGACTCTGATTGGCCGTTTGGGCCTGCGCCGCTAAGGTGCTTAGGGCGGGGAAGATTTCTCCGCCCATTCTCGCTG from Kozakia baliensis encodes:
- the rpsO gene encoding 30S ribosomal protein S15, which codes for MSITAERRTALIDEYKTGPNDTGSPEVQVALLSERIVNLTDHLKTHAKDFHSRRGLLVLVGQRRGLLDYLKRKDQSRYQTLIGRLGLRR
- the truB gene encoding tRNA pseudouridine(55) synthase TruB; the protein is MGRKRGQEIDGWLIVDKALEVGSTDVVNRARRLFDARKAGHAGTLDPLATGVLPIAFGRATKTIPYIMDATKRYRFTLFLGESRTTDDREGEVLTVSPHRPTDDAIRACLPSLTGDVLQVPPVYSALKVGGQRAYDLARAGKPPELPPRPARIDSIELIERPDAEHAVFEVQSGKGVYMRSLARDIALACGTVGHIAVLRRTKCGPFSEEDAITLDNLLQNDENAPALPALLRPAATALADIPALAVTEAEARALGFGQSIALTDLTHPMPAWPDDSKEFVLRAMIGEHVIGLCRPTDGRLKPIRML